A genomic region of Cannabis sativa cultivar Pink pepper isolate KNU-18-1 chromosome 1, ASM2916894v1, whole genome shotgun sequence contains the following coding sequences:
- the LOC115706742 gene encoding mediator of RNA polymerase II transcription subunit 4, whose product MLQHQIVQSPARLGLTNPNSPSLPNPTPPKIPPSHHVSSNSSATTTTSSTLLSLLPPLPRAQSLLIQMASLASKLFEVSPNRSLWLTAFRGALPTFLSSQPHPQSSSSSHSPDSFPSSTKEILTLFTAYQTQLFEAVAQLQEILDLQDAKNKVAREIQFKDSMLLSFANKVKEAERVLDILVDDYSDYRRPKRLKLVDDTIDEEEEDDDDSSHATTNTTVASQLNLSDILSYAHRISYTTFAPPEFGAGQGNLSGALPPAPQEGQMRASQLYNFASLDVGLPKMVESEEKAFEPMIEPAAPLPAEPNPLSNLAAIQGLLHPNITVPSGWKPGMPVELPSELPLPPPGWKPGDPVPLPSLPSLPVPRAGEQRFRPKQPEPIQVRHVQLDILDQDDDSSDYSSDDGSSSDDD is encoded by the coding sequence ATGCTTCAACACCAAATTGTACAATCCCCTGCGAGGCTTGGCCTTACCAATCCTAATTCACCCTCTCTTCCTAATCCCACTCCCCCAAAGATACCTCCGTCCCACCATGTGTCCTCAAATTCCTCAGCCACCACAACCACCTCTTCcacccttctctctcttcttcctccaCTCCCTAGAGCTCAATCCCTTCTCATCCAAATGGCTTCTCTTGCCTCCAAACTATTTGAAGTTTCTCCAAATCGTTCTCTTTGGCTCACTGCGTTTCGTGGCGCCCTCCCCACCTTCCTTTCTTCCCAGCCCCACCCTCAATCCTCTTCCTCTTCCCACTCGCCAGACTCTTTTCCTTCTTCCACTAAGGAAATCCTTACACTATTCACTGCTTACCAGACCCAACTCTTTGAGGCTGTTGCTCAGCTCCAAGAGATTCTTGATCTCCAAGATGCTAAGAATAAAGTTGCACGAGAAATCCAATTTAAGGACTCTATGCTACTTTCCTTTGCTAATAAAGTGAAAGAGGCCGAGCGTGTTCTTGACATTCTTGTTGATGATTACTCTGATTATCGCCGTCCCAAGAGATTAAAATTGGTTGATGACACTATagatgaggaagaagaagatgatgatgattctTCTCATGCGACCACCAATACCACTGTTGCATCACAGTTGAATTTATCAGATATCTTGTCCTATGCTCATCGAATAAGCTATACAACATTTGCACCGCCTGAATTTGGCGCTGGTCAAGGAAACCTTTCTGGCGCATTACCACCAGCACCCCAGGAAGGACAAATGCGAGCCTCTCAACTATACAATTTCGCATCTTTGGATGTTGGCTTGCCTAAGATGGTAGAGAGTGAGGAGAAGGCTTTCGAGCCTATGATTGAGCCTGCAGCTCCGTTGCCAGCAGAACCCAACCCACTTTCCAATTTGGCTGCAATTCAAGGTCTGCTTCATCCAAACATCACTGTTCCATCAGGATGGAAACCAGGAATGCCTGTTGAACTGCCAAGTGAGTTGCCCTTGCCTCCACCTGGATGGAAGCCTGGAGACCCGGTGCCTTTGCCCTCCTTGCCATCCCTTCCTGTTCCTAGAGCTGGGGAGCAACGATTCCGTCCTAAGCAACCCGAACCAATACAAGTTCGTCATGTTCAGCTTGATATCCTTGACCAAGATGATGACAGCAGTGATTATAGCAGTGATGATGGAAGCTCCTCCGATGATGATTAG